A region from the Medicago truncatula cultivar Jemalong A17 chromosome 6, MtrunA17r5.0-ANR, whole genome shotgun sequence genome encodes:
- the LOC11422538 gene encoding elongation factor 1-alpha, whose translation MGKEKIHINIVVIGHVDSGKSTTTGHLIYKLGGIDKRVIERFEKEAAEMNKRSFKYAWVLDKLKAERERGITIDIALWKFETTKYYCTVIDAPGHRDFIKNMITGTSQADCAVLIIDSTTGGFEAGISKDGQTREHALLAFTLGVKQMICCCNKMDATTPKYSKARYDEIVKEVSSYLKKVGYNPDKIPFVPISGFEGDNMIERSTNLDWYKGPTLLEALDQINEPKRPTDKPLRLPLQDVYKIGGIGTVPVGRVETGIVKPGMVVTFGPTGLTTEVKSVEMHHEALTEALPGDNVGFNVKNVAVKDLKRGFVASNSKDDPAKEAANFTSQVIIMNHPGQIGNGYAPVLDCHTSHIAVKFAELVTKIDRRSGKEIEKEPKFLKNGDAGIIKMVPTKPMVVETFAEYPPLGRFAVRDMRQTVAVGVIKAVEKKDPTGAKVTKAAAKKK comes from the exons ATGGGAAAAGAAAAGATTCATATCAACATTGTTGTCATTGGACATGTCGACTCtggaaaatcaacaacaactggTCACTTGATCTACAAGCTAGGAGGTATTGACAAGCGTGTGATCGAGAGATTCGAGAAGGAAGCTGCTGAGATGAACAAGAGGTCTTTCAAGTACGCATGGGTTCTTGACAAGCTTAAGGCTGAGCGTGAAAGAGGAATTACCATTGATATTGCTTTGTGGAAATTTGAGACCACCAAGTACTACTGCACAGTCATTGATGCTCCCGGACATCGTGATTTCATCAAGAACATGATTACTGGAACCTCCCAGGCTGATTGTGCTGTCCTTATCATTGACTCCACCACTGGTGGTTTTGAAGCTGGTATCTCTAAGGATGGACAGACCCGTGAGCATGCTCTTCTTGCATTTACTCTTGGAGTGAAGCAGATGATCTGTTGTTGTAACAAG ATGGATGCTACCACCCCCAAGTACTCAAAGGCTAGGTACGATGAAATCGTGAAGGAAGTTTCATCCTACTTGAAGAAGGTTGGTTACAACCCAGACAAAATCCCATTTGTTCCAATCTCTGGTTTTGAAGGTGACAACATGATTGAGAGGTCTACCAACCTTGACTGGTACAAGGGACCAACTCTCCTTGAGGCTCTTGACCAGATCAACGAGCCCAAGAGACCCACAGACAAGCCCCTCAGGCTTCCATTGCAAGATGTTTACAAGATTGGTGGTATTGGAACTGTGCCAGTTGGACGTGTTGAGACCGGTATTGTGAAGCCCGGTATGGTTGTGACTTTTGGACCCACTGGTTTGACAACTGAAGTTAAGTCTGTTGAGATGCACCACGAGGCTCTCACTGAAGCTCTTCCAGGAGACAATGTTGGATTCAATGTTAAGAATGTTGCCGTGAAGGATCTCAAGCGTGGTTTCGTTGCATCCAACTCCAAGGATGACCCTGCAAAGGAAGCTGCCAACTTCACTTCCCAAGTCATCATCATGAACCACCCTGGACAGATTGGAAATGGATATGCACCAGTGCTCGATTGCCACACCTCTCACATTGCTGTGAAGTTTGCTGAACTTGTTACCAAGATTGACAGGCGATCTGGTAAGGAGATTGAGAAGGAGCCCAAGTTCTTGAAGAACGGTGATGCTGGTATCATTAAGATGGTTCCCACCAAGCCCATGGTGGTTGAGACCTTCGCTGAATATCCTCCTCTTGGACGTTTTGCCGTCAGGGACATGCGTCAAACTGTTGCTGTTGGTGTCATCAAGGCTGTGGAGAAGAAGGATCCCACCGGAGCCAAAGTCACCAAAGCTGCTGCCAAGAAGAAGTGA